Proteins encoded within one genomic window of Geotalea daltonii FRC-32:
- the tsaB gene encoding tRNA (adenosine(37)-N6)-threonylcarbamoyltransferase complex dimerization subunit type 1 TsaB, with protein sequence MKLLTIDTSTSTCSVALTIDQRLAGEYLLQLDRTLTNRLLSCVDTLLSDAGIRTCDLDGFAVALGPGSFTGVRVGVATVKGLALAADKPVVGFSSLAMLAGNLPWSSYTVCPMFDARKKEVYAGAYRCNEVPLPLAADCVLPPADFLKQIIGPAIFVGEGAEKYRDLITSSKGADAFFAPWNVHQPRASAGALLAADLFTKGKTIPLAELNPIYIRPSEAELAKLHRHP encoded by the coding sequence TTGAAGCTTCTCACCATCGACACCTCCACCAGCACCTGCAGTGTAGCACTGACCATTGATCAGCGTCTGGCGGGAGAGTACCTGCTCCAGCTTGACAGAACACTGACCAACCGGCTTCTGTCCTGCGTCGATACCCTGCTAAGCGATGCCGGGATTCGGACCTGCGATCTGGACGGTTTTGCCGTCGCCCTTGGACCCGGCTCATTCACCGGGGTACGAGTCGGAGTGGCAACGGTAAAAGGCCTGGCGCTGGCCGCAGACAAACCGGTCGTCGGCTTTTCTTCACTGGCCATGCTAGCCGGGAATCTCCCGTGGAGCTCATATACGGTTTGTCCCATGTTCGATGCCCGGAAAAAAGAGGTTTACGCAGGTGCATACCGCTGCAATGAAGTGCCCCTGCCTCTGGCTGCTGATTGCGTCCTTCCTCCGGCCGATTTTCTGAAACAGATCATCGGTCCGGCCATATTCGTCGGTGAGGGGGCGGAAAAATACCGGGACCTGATCACCTCATCCAAGGGAGCCGATGCCTTCTTCGCCCCCTGGAATGTCCATCAACCCCGCGCCTCTGCCGGGGCTCTCCTTGCAGCAGACCTTTTCACCAAAGGCAAAACCATTCCGCTTGCCGAACTTAATCCCATCTATATAAGGCCGTCCGAAGCCGAACTGGCCAAACTTCACAGGCACCCCTGA
- the rseP gene encoding RIP metalloprotease RseP has translation MQSVISAIIALGALIFIHELGHFIFAKWFGVGVDKFSLGFGPKIIGKKIGETEYLLSAFPLGGYVKMVGEGEDAELTEEDKARSFAAKPPLQRIVIVAAGPLFNLLFAYFIFIIVYMVGVPAATTKIGEVVKDKPAARAGVQAKDMVTAINGKVVNRWEELSSTIIEGKGQPVELQVQREGKTLNFRITPEKRTAKNLLGDTVTTPVLGIVSAGEIVIDHFGPVDAFTKGSAQTWNVIKITVLSLVKLVERAIPLDTIGGPIMIVKMAGQQAAEGSVSFLAFVALLSVNLGILNLLPVPILDGGHLFFYLWEIVFRKPISPKAREIAQQIGLVLLISLMVLAFYNDIARYFIGQNQ, from the coding sequence ATGCAGAGCGTAATATCGGCAATCATCGCCCTTGGGGCTCTTATCTTCATCCACGAACTGGGGCATTTCATCTTTGCCAAATGGTTCGGCGTCGGCGTCGACAAGTTTTCCCTCGGTTTCGGTCCCAAGATAATCGGCAAAAAGATTGGCGAAACCGAGTACCTTCTTTCCGCATTTCCCCTTGGCGGCTATGTGAAAATGGTCGGCGAAGGAGAAGACGCCGAGCTTACCGAAGAGGACAAAGCCCGCTCCTTTGCAGCCAAGCCTCCCCTGCAAAGAATAGTCATTGTTGCCGCGGGACCTTTGTTTAACCTTCTTTTTGCCTATTTCATCTTCATCATCGTCTATATGGTCGGTGTACCGGCAGCAACCACCAAAATCGGCGAAGTCGTCAAGGACAAGCCTGCAGCCCGCGCCGGAGTGCAGGCTAAAGACATGGTTACCGCCATTAACGGTAAGGTTGTCAATCGCTGGGAAGAACTTTCCTCCACCATTATCGAAGGAAAGGGACAACCGGTGGAACTGCAGGTGCAGAGGGAGGGCAAGACTCTCAACTTCCGCATAACTCCTGAAAAACGAACAGCAAAGAATCTCCTGGGGGACACTGTTACTACACCGGTTTTGGGAATCGTTTCGGCTGGGGAAATCGTCATCGATCATTTCGGTCCGGTTGATGCGTTTACCAAAGGTAGCGCCCAGACCTGGAATGTCATCAAGATAACTGTCCTGTCCCTGGTAAAACTGGTAGAAAGAGCCATTCCGCTGGATACCATCGGCGGACCGATCATGATCGTCAAGATGGCCGGCCAGCAGGCCGCTGAAGGAAGTGTCAGTTTTCTCGCCTTCGTCGCACTTCTTTCAGTCAACCTTGGAATTTTAAACCTGCTTCCTGTGCCGATTCTGGATGGGGGCCATCTTTTTTTCTACCTCTGGGAAATAGTATTCCGGAAGCCGATCAGTCCAAAAGCGCGGGAAATCGCCCAGCAGATTGGCCTGGTATTGTTGATAAGCCTGATGGTCCTTGCTTTCTATAACGATATTGCCAGATACTTCATCGGACAAAATCAATAA
- a CDS encoding 1-deoxy-D-xylulose-5-phosphate reductoisomerase, whose translation MKNLTILGSTGSIGVSTLEIVAAHPEKFKIIALTAGENIDLLKEQIDAFAPQLVAVKNEELALKLEGMLSCRKTAVMYGVEGMIAAATASDTNMVVAAIVGAAGLLPTSAAIEAGKDIALANKETLVTAGRLIMDMVKTRGVKLYPVDSEHSAVFQSLQGHRKEDVRRIILTASGGPFLNLSGEKLAQVTVKDALNHPNWSMGQKITIDSASMMNKGLEVIEASWLFDMPAEKISVNIHPQSIIHSMVEYNDGCVMAQMGIPDMKAPIAYALTYPGRVPTGVKPLDLTTLSGLTFFNPDVVRFPALQLAYRAMKDGESMPTVMNAANEVAVAAFLSGRIKFTDIARSIEKTMDLHHPRSLSSIEDVIEIDQWGRERCSELLQSF comes from the coding sequence ATGAAAAATCTTACCATCCTCGGTTCCACCGGATCGATCGGCGTCAGCACGCTGGAAATAGTCGCGGCACACCCGGAAAAATTCAAGATCATTGCTCTTACAGCCGGAGAAAATATTGATTTGCTGAAGGAGCAGATCGATGCATTTGCGCCGCAGCTGGTCGCCGTCAAGAATGAAGAGCTTGCCTTGAAACTGGAAGGAATGCTTTCCTGCAGAAAGACCGCAGTCATGTATGGTGTAGAGGGAATGATCGCTGCTGCAACAGCCTCGGATACCAACATGGTAGTCGCAGCCATCGTCGGAGCTGCCGGATTGCTTCCCACGTCCGCAGCCATCGAGGCAGGCAAGGATATCGCTCTTGCCAATAAAGAGACTCTCGTCACGGCTGGCCGCCTTATCATGGATATGGTCAAGACCCGTGGTGTCAAGCTCTATCCTGTAGACAGCGAGCACAGCGCCGTCTTTCAATCGCTGCAGGGACATCGCAAGGAGGACGTAAGGCGGATCATTCTCACCGCTTCCGGCGGCCCGTTCCTCAACCTCTCAGGAGAAAAACTAGCACAGGTGACGGTAAAGGACGCCCTCAATCATCCCAACTGGAGCATGGGACAGAAGATCACCATCGATTCAGCCTCCATGATGAACAAGGGACTTGAAGTCATCGAAGCCAGTTGGCTGTTCGACATGCCGGCAGAGAAAATCTCGGTTAATATCCATCCGCAAAGCATCATTCATTCCATGGTAGAATATAATGATGGATGTGTCATGGCCCAGATGGGCATTCCAGACATGAAGGCACCGATCGCCTACGCCCTCACCTATCCCGGCAGGGTGCCGACTGGGGTAAAGCCGCTGGATCTTACAACGCTTTCAGGACTTACCTTCTTTAATCCGGATGTAGTACGCTTCCCGGCGCTGCAACTGGCTTACCGGGCAATGAAAGATGGGGAGAGCATGCCGACCGTCATGAATGCCGCCAACGAAGTGGCTGTAGCTGCGTTTTTATCCGGCAGAATAAAGTTCACGGACATCGCCCGTTCAATTGAAAAAACCATGGATCTTCATCATCCCCGCAGCCTTTCCAGCATCGAAGATGTAATTGAAATCGATCAATGGGGCCGCGAGAGGTGTTCGGAACTTCTCCAATCCTTTTGA
- a CDS encoding phosphatidate cytidylyltransferase, with translation MKRLATAIVLLPLLILLIVKGTPFAFSCFIIIVSLLGLAEFYQMAMPDRKTEGRVAAVAGALVLTSFFPADRIVILTAISAFVLCFSLVILFRFRDIRQAAQESALMMMGLLYVPLLLGHLILLRNLEYGKQWILLMLVIVMSGDSAAYYCGSTWGRTRLYPEVSPKKSVEGSLGGLFGSIFGAVATKLIFFPQLSFLDCILTAVLLGVLGQLGDLFESLLKRSCGVKDSGTIIPGHGGILDRLDSILFAAPAAFFYAYFIFRP, from the coding sequence ATCAAACGGCTAGCCACTGCAATAGTTCTTTTGCCCCTGCTCATACTGCTCATCGTCAAGGGGACTCCATTCGCCTTCTCCTGTTTCATTATCATTGTCTCCCTCCTGGGACTTGCTGAATTTTATCAGATGGCAATGCCCGACAGAAAGACGGAGGGACGAGTGGCAGCAGTTGCCGGTGCATTGGTCCTGACATCCTTTTTCCCTGCCGATCGCATCGTTATTCTTACCGCCATATCAGCCTTTGTCCTCTGCTTTTCACTTGTCATTCTCTTCAGGTTCCGGGACATCAGGCAAGCCGCCCAGGAATCGGCGCTGATGATGATGGGATTGCTATATGTTCCGCTGCTACTGGGGCATCTCATCCTGCTGCGCAATCTCGAATATGGCAAACAGTGGATTCTGCTCATGCTCGTCATCGTCATGAGCGGCGATAGCGCCGCCTACTACTGCGGTTCGACCTGGGGCCGGACCAGGCTCTACCCCGAAGTAAGCCCGAAAAAAAGCGTCGAAGGCTCCCTTGGCGGCCTCTTCGGCAGCATTTTCGGTGCAGTGGCAACAAAACTGATTTTTTTTCCCCAACTCTCTTTTTTGGACTGTATCCTGACCGCCGTTCTCCTTGGCGTGCTCGGGCAGTTGGGCGATCTTTTCGAATCCCTTCTCAAGAGGAGTTGCGGTGTCAAGGATTCGGGAACCATTATCCCCGGCCACGGCGGAATTCTTGATCGTCTCGACAGCATACTTTTTGCTGCCCCGGCGGCTTTCTTCTACGCCTATTTCATTTTCAGACCATGA
- a CDS encoding isoprenyl transferase has protein sequence MHRFDKSSLPHHLAVIMDGNGRWAKQQMLKRIVGHQKGVETVRLIVEECSKLEIAYLTLFAFSAENWLRPKTEVKALMALLKKFVRSELGRMMSNNIRFNVIGNRTELPADINAEISAAIAKTETNTGMLLTLALSYGGRQEIAGAARKIACDVAAGNIKPEEIDEKTFNNYLYTAAMPEPDFLIRTSGEMRISNFLLWQLAYTELYFSDVNWPDFDKKELYKAFHHYQSRERRFGKTSDQLQTGMPTA, from the coding sequence ATGCACAGATTTGACAAGAGCAGTCTCCCCCACCACCTGGCAGTGATTATGGATGGTAATGGACGCTGGGCAAAGCAACAGATGTTGAAAAGAATCGTTGGACATCAGAAGGGCGTGGAAACCGTCCGCCTGATAGTGGAAGAATGCTCAAAGCTGGAAATTGCCTATCTGACGCTGTTCGCCTTCTCAGCCGAGAACTGGTTGAGGCCGAAAACAGAAGTAAAAGCCCTCATGGCCCTGCTGAAGAAATTTGTCCGATCCGAACTCGGCCGCATGATGAGCAACAACATCCGTTTCAATGTCATCGGCAATCGGACCGAACTGCCCGCCGACATCAACGCGGAAATCAGTGCGGCCATCGCCAAGACCGAGACCAACACTGGTATGCTCCTGACTCTTGCTCTCTCCTATGGAGGGCGACAGGAAATAGCCGGTGCTGCCAGGAAGATTGCCTGTGATGTTGCTGCAGGCAACATCAAACCAGAGGAAATCGACGAGAAGACCTTCAACAATTACCTTTACACTGCAGCCATGCCGGAACCCGATTTTCTTATCAGAACAAGTGGAGAGATGCGGATCAGCAATTTTCTCCTCTGGCAGTTGGCCTACACCGAGCTTTACTTCAGCGATGTGAACTGGCCTGATTTCGACAAAAAGGAGTTGTATAAGGCATTCCACCATTATCAATCGCGGGAACGCAGGTTCGGCAAAACCAGCGACCAGCTGCAGACCGGAATGCCTACCGCTTGA
- the frr gene encoding ribosome recycling factor produces MTKDVISGMSSHMDKTIDSLRKEYQKVRTGRASTSLLDEIKVDFYGTLSPLNQVATLAVPEPRTITLQPWDAKMIPPIEKAIMNANLGLTPANDGKLIRLNLPPLTEERRKEIVKQLKKFAEDAKVAVRNIRREAIDDLKKLEKEKKISEDDLKRAEKDVQDVTNSHVARIDEVLLHKEKEVMEV; encoded by the coding sequence ATGACCAAGGATGTCATTAGCGGCATGAGCAGTCATATGGACAAGACTATTGATTCACTGCGCAAGGAATACCAGAAGGTTCGCACTGGTCGCGCCAGCACCAGCCTTCTCGATGAGATAAAGGTCGACTTCTATGGTACGCTGTCACCGCTGAATCAGGTTGCAACCCTTGCAGTCCCCGAGCCCCGTACCATAACCCTGCAGCCTTGGGATGCAAAAATGATCCCCCCCATTGAGAAGGCAATAATGAATGCCAACCTGGGGCTCACCCCCGCCAATGACGGTAAGCTCATCCGTCTGAACCTCCCTCCTCTTACAGAGGAAAGGCGCAAAGAGATCGTCAAGCAGCTTAAGAAATTTGCCGAGGATGCGAAAGTCGCGGTGAGGAATATCCGCCGTGAAGCAATCGACGACCTGAAGAAGCTGGAAAAGGAAAAGAAAATCTCCGAAGATGACTTGAAACGTGCGGAGAAGGATGTCCAGGATGTGACCAACAGCCATGTGGCACGGATTGACGAAGTGTTGCTCCACAAGGAAAAAGAGGTTATGGAAGTTTGA
- the pyrH gene encoding UMP kinase: MSKLRYKRVLLKLSGEALAGEQGYGIEPKTITTIANEIKEVVACGVQLSLVIGGGNIFRGLAASSKGMDRASADYMGMLATMINSLAMQDALEKVGVDTRVQSAIAMQEVAEPYIRRRAIRHLEKGRVVIFGAGTGNPYFTTDTAASLRAMEVGAEVILKGTKVDGVYTADPKKDVNAVKFAQLTYIEVLKKGLQVMDATATSLCMDNNLPIIVFDVTTDGNVKKVVCGEPIGTIVKGE, encoded by the coding sequence ATGAGCAAGCTACGATACAAAAGGGTCCTTCTGAAACTTTCAGGGGAAGCGCTTGCCGGCGAACAGGGATACGGCATCGAACCCAAAACCATTACGACTATCGCCAATGAGATAAAAGAGGTCGTTGCCTGCGGGGTGCAACTTTCCCTGGTCATCGGCGGAGGCAACATTTTCCGCGGGCTGGCAGCGTCCTCCAAGGGCATGGATCGCGCCAGCGCCGACTATATGGGCATGCTGGCCACCATGATCAACTCGCTGGCCATGCAGGACGCACTGGAGAAGGTAGGCGTTGATACGCGTGTCCAATCGGCCATTGCCATGCAGGAAGTTGCCGAACCATACATCCGCCGTCGGGCCATCAGACACCTGGAAAAAGGGAGAGTGGTCATCTTCGGCGCAGGTACCGGCAATCCCTATTTCACCACCGACACGGCCGCCAGCCTCAGGGCAATGGAGGTAGGCGCCGAGGTGATCCTCAAGGGAACAAAGGTTGACGGCGTGTATACTGCCGATCCGAAAAAGGATGTCAATGCTGTCAAATTCGCCCAGCTCACCTATATCGAAGTGCTGAAAAAAGGGCTGCAGGTTATGGACGCAACCGCCACCTCCCTGTGCATGGATAACAACCTCCCGATTATAGTTTTCGATGTCACCACTGACGGAAATGTTAAAAAAGTCGTTTGCGGCGAACCGATCGGCACCATAGTGAAAGGAGAATAG
- the tsf gene encoding translation elongation factor Ts: MSITATQVNELRKATGAGLMDCKKALTETGGDHEQAVDYLRKKGLAAASKKAGRAATEGLVGSYIHAGGKIGVLVEVNCETDFVAKNEGFQNFVKDVAMHIAAASPLYVRREEVDPSVLEREKEIYRAKAKESGKPDNIVEKIIEGQVNKFYGDICLLEQAFVKDPDKTVQTYLNETIATIGENISIRRFAKFNLGEGLEKKESDFAAEVAAAAGA; encoded by the coding sequence GTGAGTATTACAGCTACGCAAGTTAATGAATTGAGAAAAGCTACGGGCGCAGGCCTGATGGATTGCAAGAAAGCGCTGACGGAAACCGGTGGAGATCACGAGCAGGCTGTCGATTACCTGCGCAAGAAGGGACTTGCCGCCGCTTCCAAGAAAGCCGGTCGGGCTGCCACCGAAGGTCTGGTCGGCTCTTACATCCATGCCGGCGGGAAGATCGGCGTGCTTGTCGAAGTAAACTGCGAAACGGATTTCGTCGCCAAGAATGAAGGTTTCCAGAATTTCGTCAAAGACGTCGCCATGCACATTGCCGCGGCATCCCCGCTCTACGTGCGCCGTGAAGAGGTCGATCCTTCCGTACTGGAGCGGGAAAAGGAAATATACCGGGCAAAGGCCAAGGAAAGCGGCAAACCCGACAACATAGTCGAGAAGATCATTGAGGGGCAGGTCAACAAATTCTATGGCGATATCTGCCTCCTTGAGCAGGCGTTCGTCAAGGACCCGGACAAAACCGTCCAAACGTATCTGAATGAGACGATCGCCACCATCGGTGAGAATATCAGCATCCGACGGTTCGCAAAATTCAATCTCGGCGAAGGGTTGGAAAAGAAAGAAAGCGATTTTGCAGCGGAAGTTGCTGCCGCTGCCGGCGCCTGA
- the rpsB gene encoding 30S ribosomal protein S2, protein MSNITMKELLEAGVHFGHQTKRWNPKMKPYIFGARNGIYIIDLQKTVRLFKSAYNFVFEAAQAGETMLFVGTKKQAQDSVAEEAQRCGMFFVNDRWLGGMLTNFSTVKQSIERLKRIDAMFADGTIEAYTKKEALQMEKERVKLEKTLGGIKGMNKLPGLLFVIDPKNEEIAVSEAKKLGIPVVAIVDTNCDPDNIDYVIPGNDDAIRAIRLLTSKVADAMIEGGQARNTQLQTDTEGAEFAAGEETGEGTVAEA, encoded by the coding sequence ATGTCGAACATCACCATGAAGGAACTGCTGGAAGCTGGCGTCCATTTCGGTCACCAGACAAAGAGATGGAACCCGAAGATGAAGCCTTACATCTTTGGCGCCCGTAACGGAATCTACATAATTGACCTGCAGAAGACGGTCAGACTTTTCAAGAGCGCCTATAATTTCGTATTTGAAGCGGCTCAAGCAGGCGAGACAATGCTTTTCGTCGGCACCAAGAAGCAGGCACAGGACTCCGTTGCCGAAGAGGCACAGCGTTGCGGAATGTTCTTCGTCAATGATCGCTGGCTGGGTGGAATGCTTACCAACTTCTCCACTGTCAAACAGAGCATAGAGCGGCTTAAGCGAATCGACGCCATGTTCGCGGACGGAACCATTGAAGCGTATACCAAAAAGGAAGCCCTGCAGATGGAAAAGGAGCGGGTTAAACTGGAGAAGACCCTTGGCGGCATCAAGGGCATGAACAAGCTCCCCGGCCTGCTTTTCGTCATTGATCCGAAAAACGAGGAGATTGCCGTCAGCGAAGCGAAAAAACTCGGCATTCCCGTTGTCGCCATCGTCGATACCAACTGCGATCCTGATAACATCGACTACGTTATCCCTGGCAACGACGACGCCATTCGTGCCATTCGCCTTCTCACCAGCAAGGTCGCCGACGCCATGATCGAAGGAGGCCAGGCGCGCAATACCCAGCTTCAAACAGACACTGAGGGAGCTGAGTTTGCTGCAGGTGAAGAAACAGGCGAAGGAACTGTTGCTGAAGCATAA
- the lptF gene encoding LPS export ABC transporter permease LptF: protein MNSTLYRYIFKEIPPPFFLGVATFTFVLLMGRLLRLTDMVVTKGVPLGDVLRMILYLLPSFLLVTIPMAFLLAILLAFGRLSGDSEIIAMKASGISLYGLLPPVFSLAVITYLAGAFITIYAVPKGNSAFKDLLVTVVENRVSLGVKEKVFNGDFPGIVIYCDGYDERTQVMSGIIIQDERDPLEPSTIMAGHGTINADHASRSVRLHLASGSIHRTAGREGYRLVQFSDYDLHINLSQASQAVKRDERDMSLAELRTNWNSNHFDNKGRLEMRLEYHRRFSLPFACLIFTLVGMPLGIQNQRSGKAAGFAISIFLLLLYYIILSACKTLGEKELLNPFLAAWVPNMLFVAFGIYLFRKTAAEEKIALFDYFSCIASWVSRLTKRGSSR from the coding sequence ATGAACAGTACCCTTTACCGCTATATTTTCAAGGAAATACCTCCTCCGTTCTTCCTGGGAGTTGCCACTTTCACTTTTGTCCTGCTCATGGGGCGTCTGCTGAGGCTGACGGACATGGTCGTTACCAAGGGGGTGCCACTGGGCGACGTCCTGCGGATGATACTCTATCTGCTCCCTTCATTTCTCTTAGTTACCATTCCCATGGCCTTTCTTCTTGCCATCCTGCTTGCCTTCGGCAGGCTTTCCGGCGACAGCGAGATCATTGCCATGAAAGCCAGCGGCATAAGCCTGTATGGATTGCTGCCGCCTGTTTTTTCCCTTGCAGTCATCACCTATCTGGCTGGTGCCTTTATCACCATCTATGCCGTTCCCAAGGGGAATTCTGCATTCAAGGACCTGCTGGTAACGGTGGTGGAGAACCGAGTATCCCTTGGCGTGAAGGAGAAGGTTTTTAACGGTGATTTTCCCGGAATCGTTATCTACTGCGACGGTTACGACGAGCGCACTCAGGTCATGTCCGGCATCATCATCCAGGATGAGAGAGATCCCCTTGAGCCTTCCACCATTATGGCCGGACATGGGACCATTAATGCGGACCATGCTTCACGGTCGGTGAGGCTGCACCTGGCCAGCGGCAGTATCCACCGCACTGCCGGAAGAGAGGGTTATCGCCTGGTTCAATTCAGTGATTACGATCTGCATATAAACCTCAGCCAGGCATCCCAAGCGGTAAAAAGGGACGAGCGGGACATGTCCCTGGCTGAACTGCGGACCAACTGGAACTCCAACCACTTTGACAATAAAGGAAGGCTGGAAATGCGCCTCGAATACCATCGGCGCTTTTCACTTCCCTTTGCCTGCCTCATCTTCACCTTGGTGGGAATGCCCCTCGGCATACAGAACCAGCGTTCAGGGAAAGCTGCCGGGTTTGCCATAAGTATTTTTCTGCTACTTTTGTATTACATCATTCTTTCTGCATGCAAGACTCTGGGGGAAAAAGAGCTTCTAAATCCATTTCTCGCCGCCTGGGTCCCTAACATGCTCTTTGTCGCTTTCGGCATCTATCTTTTCCGAAAAACCGCGGCAGAGGAAAAAATAGCACTGTTCGATTACTTTTCCTGCATTGCTTCATGGGTAAGCAGATTGACGAAGAGGGGCTCAAGCCGATGA
- the lptG gene encoding LPS export ABC transporter permease LptG: MGKQIDEEGLKPMKIFNRFVAAAYARILCLCLGTFIAIFLVVDFLEKIGRFAGANPAYIALFFLTRIPEVICQTSAMAVLMATLLTLGMFSMSSELTAMRGCGLSLGRIAMPILVIAFSVSILNLAINEYVLPRCIVQGQYIREVLIEKKSPNLFFRQMNIWHRDDNFILKANLFDPASGQLKGITVWRMGAGMQPEQRLDAATAKLDAGGWLLTDVVAREFSESNIIKTSEVASMPVPLNLRATDLKVMRKFSDNMGIRELAAYCEKLRKGGYDPTRYLAQMHGRISLAFAPLVMAFLGVPFAVRGSRSSGIALGISASLGIGFGFFVLNSIVLSFGQAGVLSPVISAWSTNGIFLMIGIWFALKAEN; the protein is encoded by the coding sequence ATGGGTAAGCAGATTGACGAAGAGGGGCTCAAGCCGATGAAAATCTTCAATCGGTTCGTAGCTGCAGCATACGCGAGAATTCTCTGTCTTTGCCTGGGAACGTTCATCGCCATTTTTCTCGTGGTTGATTTTCTGGAGAAGATAGGCCGTTTTGCGGGCGCCAATCCTGCTTATATCGCACTGTTTTTTCTGACCAGAATACCGGAGGTGATCTGCCAGACGTCGGCCATGGCAGTGCTGATGGCAACCCTCCTTACTTTGGGTATGTTCTCCATGAGCAGTGAATTGACCGCCATGCGTGGCTGTGGGCTCAGTCTCGGCCGTATAGCCATGCCCATACTTGTCATTGCCTTCAGCGTGAGCATTCTCAATCTGGCGATCAATGAATATGTCCTGCCGCGCTGTATCGTTCAGGGGCAATATATCCGGGAAGTCTTGATAGAAAAGAAGAGCCCTAACTTGTTTTTCCGGCAGATGAACATATGGCATCGGGATGATAACTTTATACTCAAAGCGAACCTGTTCGATCCTGCGAGCGGTCAGCTGAAAGGGATAACTGTCTGGAGAATGGGGGCAGGAATGCAGCCCGAACAGCGGCTGGATGCAGCTACGGCAAAACTTGATGCCGGCGGATGGCTACTGACGGATGTGGTAGCCCGTGAATTTTCGGAAAGTAATATCATCAAGACCAGTGAAGTTGCATCCATGCCGGTGCCATTGAATCTCAGGGCTACTGATCTCAAGGTCATGAGGAAGTTTTCCGACAATATGGGCATTCGGGAACTGGCTGCCTATTGCGAGAAACTGAGGAAAGGCGGGTACGACCCGACCCGCTATCTCGCACAGATGCATGGCAGGATATCCCTGGCATTTGCTCCACTGGTCATGGCGTTTCTCGGGGTCCCTTTTGCCGTTCGTGGCAGCCGTTCCAGCGGTATCGCCCTGGGCATAAGTGCCAGCCTGGGCATCGGCTTCGGCTTTTTTGTTCTCAATTCAATCGTCTTGTCTTTCGGCCAGGCTGGTGTCTTGTCCCCTGTGATTTCGGCCTGGTCGACCAATGGCATTTTCCTCATGATCGGCATATGGTTTGCCTTGAAAGCAGAAAATTGA
- a CDS encoding IPT/TIG domain-containing protein: protein MRCAVIFFLLMLLNVPQAGFAATVKASGKRITTRTVAAEDQASAMGILSIIPAQGEPGTTVTLSGTGFTDKTIAYLGSFSMATKVASPKILTFEIPDLPPGLYALYVKREDGATSKAYNFSLQAQKPVVTGIVPDTIYNCAAGREREVAISGRNFRDGAQVLLDGAVIKSRFLGKEAISFTAPSLLASGLHQIQVKNPTDEVSAAIALFVNSRPEVANVSRGGDFVNYYELIIDGRNFLQGSLLVVDGVRLSSGDVPPGGREKLIYLDCNRLIYQRHPYDSTTKNFSIQVVNPNGEESPVVSVNAP from the coding sequence ATGAGATGTGCTGTAATTTTTTTTCTGTTGATGCTGCTGAATGTCCCACAAGCAGGTTTTGCGGCAACCGTTAAGGCTTCAGGAAAAAGGATCACGACTCGAACCGTTGCAGCAGAAGATCAAGCATCTGCCATGGGCATCCTGAGTATTATTCCTGCACAGGGAGAGCCCGGCACCACGGTTACCCTGAGCGGTACGGGCTTCACCGATAAAACAATCGCCTATCTGGGCAGCTTCAGCATGGCGACCAAGGTCGCTAGCCCCAAAATACTAACCTTTGAAATACCCGACCTCCCGCCTGGGCTGTATGCGCTTTATGTGAAGCGGGAGGATGGCGCCACCAGCAAGGCTTACAATTTTTCGTTGCAGGCACAGAAACCGGTGGTAACCGGAATCGTGCCAGATACCATCTATAACTGTGCAGCTGGGAGAGAAAGGGAGGTTGCCATCAGTGGCAGGAACTTTCGTGATGGAGCCCAGGTGCTTCTTGATGGGGCTGTCATAAAAAGCAGATTTCTTGGTAAAGAGGCGATCTCCTTTACCGCACCATCGCTGCTTGCCAGCGGTCTGCACCAGATCCAGGTGAAGAATCCGACAGATGAAGTTTCCGCTGCCATAGCCCTGTTTGTCAACAGCCGGCCAGAGGTTGCCAATGTGAGCCGGGGAGGGGACTTCGTCAACTACTATGAACTTATCATAGACGGCCGGAACTTTCTTCAGGGTTCCTTGCTGGTTGTGGATGGGGTGAGGCTTTCCAGTGGAGATGTGCCACCTGGGGGGAGGGAAAAGCTGATTTACCTGGATTGCAACCGGCTCATCTATCAGCGCCATCCATACGATTCAACAACTAAAAATTTCAGCATCCAGGTAGTTAATCCCAATGGTGAGGAAAGTCCGGTGGTGTCAGTGAATGCGCCATGA